In Leisingera sp. NJS204, the following are encoded in one genomic region:
- a CDS encoding LysE family translocator translates to MTDVNLILILGAALLAGASPGPATLTIAGTAMQRGRTAGLAVAAGVSSGSLIWSVSAAFGLGAVMLANAWIFEGVRYFGAGYLMYLALRSARSALRPGNPELKVSAAGSLRAAYAKGLALHLTNPKAVLFFGSLYAIGIPPGTEPSALLTVIAAIAVQSTLIFHGYAILFSSTTASRVYIRLRRGFEALFAAAFGAASWQILMAKLS, encoded by the coding sequence ATGACTGACGTGAATCTTATCCTGATCCTTGGGGCCGCGCTCTTGGCCGGTGCCAGCCCCGGCCCCGCGACGCTGACCATCGCCGGCACCGCCATGCAGCGCGGCCGCACCGCCGGGCTGGCCGTTGCCGCCGGCGTCAGCAGCGGTTCGCTGATCTGGTCCGTTTCCGCAGCTTTTGGCCTCGGCGCAGTGATGCTGGCCAATGCCTGGATTTTTGAGGGCGTTCGCTATTTCGGTGCAGGCTACCTGATGTATCTCGCGCTGCGCTCGGCCCGTTCCGCGCTGCGCCCCGGAAACCCGGAACTCAAGGTTTCTGCAGCGGGGTCCTTGCGTGCAGCTTATGCAAAGGGGCTGGCCCTGCATCTGACCAATCCCAAGGCGGTGCTGTTCTTTGGGTCGCTTTACGCCATCGGCATCCCGCCCGGCACCGAGCCATCAGCGCTGCTGACGGTGATCGCCGCCATCGCCGTGCAAAGTACGCTGATCTTCCACGGCTACGCCATTCTGTTCTCCAGCACCACTGCCAGCCGGGTCTACATCCGCCTGCGCCGCGGGTTTGAGGCCCTTTTTGCCGCCGCCTTTGGCGCCGCCAGCTGGCAGATCCTAATGGCCAAGCTCAGCTGA
- a CDS encoding DUF4202 domain-containing protein: MSAQLTQVLAAIDAANAQDPNHEDGQPAALLYGQRMSEQQMRLFPDASEALQIAARGQHVERWKLQRSSYPEGRAGYLAWRKAEAEHHAQVVSALMQEAGYGADDANTAARMLRKEGIKRDDQVQALEDIICFVFLKWYFTPFAAKHPADKVQRIVEKTARKMSPEARARVLTEFDLPEDLAGAFTA, translated from the coding sequence ATGAGCGCGCAATTGACCCAGGTGCTTGCCGCCATCGACGCCGCCAACGCCCAAGACCCCAACCATGAGGACGGCCAGCCTGCCGCACTGCTTTATGGCCAGCGTATGAGCGAACAGCAGATGCGCCTGTTCCCCGATGCCTCTGAGGCGCTGCAAATCGCCGCCCGCGGCCAGCATGTGGAACGCTGGAAGCTGCAGCGCAGCAGCTACCCTGAAGGCCGCGCCGGCTATCTCGCCTGGCGCAAAGCCGAAGCCGAACACCACGCCCAGGTGGTCTCTGCCCTGATGCAGGAGGCAGGCTATGGCGCAGACGATGCAAACACCGCCGCAAGGATGCTGCGCAAGGAGGGCATCAAGCGCGACGATCAGGTGCAGGCTCTGGAAGACATCATCTGTTTTGTCTTCCTGAAGTGGTACTTTACCCCCTTTGCCGCGAAACATCCGGCGGACAAGGTCCAGCGCATCGTCGAAAAAACCGCCCGCAAGATGTCGCCTGAGGCCCGCGCCCGGGTGTTGACAGAGTTCGACCTGCCCGAAGATCTGGCCGGCGCCTTCACAGCCTGA
- the fzlA gene encoding FtsZ-binding protein FzlA: MARLYHVPLSPFCRKVRLSLAEKKIEVELVEERYWEQDADFLRRNPAAKIPVIRLDGKMMAESAAICEYLEETRPEPCLMPRDAEGRYEMRRLVSWFDDKFHSEVTSKLLYERVNKKITGEGYPDSRNVKAGAKAIKYHLDYMAWLLDHRRWLAGDMMTLADFAAAAHLSSLDYISDVDWNRSAVVKDWYAKIKSRPAFRSILADQVPGFRPPPHYTDLDF, translated from the coding sequence ATGGCGCGCCTTTATCATGTTCCCCTGTCCCCGTTTTGCCGCAAGGTGCGGTTGTCACTGGCGGAAAAGAAAATTGAGGTGGAATTGGTCGAGGAGCGCTATTGGGAGCAGGATGCTGATTTCCTGCGCCGGAACCCGGCGGCAAAGATTCCGGTGATCCGCCTGGATGGCAAGATGATGGCCGAAAGCGCGGCGATCTGCGAGTATCTGGAAGAAACCCGACCTGAGCCATGCTTGATGCCCCGCGATGCCGAAGGCCGCTATGAGATGCGCCGGCTGGTCAGCTGGTTCGATGACAAGTTCCACAGCGAGGTGACGTCGAAGCTGCTGTATGAGCGGGTGAACAAGAAAATCACCGGTGAGGGCTATCCCGACAGCCGCAATGTGAAAGCCGGCGCCAAGGCGATTAAATACCATCTGGATTACATGGCCTGGCTGCTGGACCACCGGCGCTGGCTGGCGGGCGATATGATGACGCTGGCGGATTTTGCCGCGGCTGCGCATCTGTCGTCGCTGGATTATATCTCGGACGTGGACTGGAACCGCTCGGCGGTGGTCAAGGACTGGTACGCCAAGATCAAGTCACGGCCTGCTTTCCGGTCGATCCTGGCGGATCAGGTGCCGGGGTTCCGGCCGCCGCCGCATTACACTGATCTGGATTTCTGA
- the msrA gene encoding peptide-methionine (S)-S-oxide reductase MsrA, whose translation MSTTERAVLAGGCFWGMQELIRKRPGVISTRVGYTGGDVPNATYRNHGTHAEGIEIIFDPAVTSYREQLEFFFQIHDPTTLNRQGNDLGASYRSAIYYVDETQKAVAEDTIADVNASGLWPGNVVTELKPVGNFWEAEPEHQDYLQRLPTGYTCHFARPDWVLPKRNAAAE comes from the coding sequence TTGAGCACCACCGAACGCGCCGTCCTGGCAGGCGGCTGTTTCTGGGGCATGCAGGAACTGATCCGCAAACGCCCCGGCGTCATCAGCACCCGCGTCGGCTATACCGGCGGCGATGTGCCCAATGCCACGTACAGGAACCACGGCACCCATGCCGAAGGGATCGAGATCATCTTTGATCCCGCAGTCACCTCCTACCGCGAGCAGCTGGAGTTCTTCTTCCAGATCCACGACCCGACCACGCTGAACCGCCAGGGCAACGACCTCGGCGCCAGCTACCGCTCGGCGATCTACTACGTCGACGAGACGCAAAAGGCCGTGGCCGAGGACACCATCGCCGACGTCAACGCCTCCGGCCTCTGGCCCGGCAACGTGGTGACAGAACTCAAACCTGTGGGTAACTTCTGGGAAGCCGAGCCAGAGCACCAGGACTACCTGCAGCGGCTGCCAACCGGCTACACCTGCCATTTCGCGCGGCCCGACTGGGTACTGCCGAAACGAAATGCAGCCGCAGAATAG
- the mtgA gene encoding monofunctional biosynthetic peptidoglycan transglycosylase — translation MAKAVAKKKKAKSSKKAVKLKVQPFRWLRRWLLRAALAAAAGFVFLILLFSVVNPPITHTIWAEQRRLGEVDRIWVPLEEIAPVLARSVVAAEDAQFCRHWGFDARAIQAAIEAGGARGGSTISQQVVKNVFLWQGRSWPRKVLETLLTPAVEIVWSKRRILEVYLNVSEMDEGVFGAEAAARKYFGVGPDQLSARQAALIAAVLPNPKDRSARRPSGFLQRRAAQIADGAATIRADGRAACFED, via the coding sequence ATGGCAAAGGCAGTTGCGAAAAAGAAGAAAGCCAAGAGCAGTAAGAAGGCGGTAAAGCTGAAGGTCCAGCCCTTTCGCTGGCTGCGGCGCTGGCTGTTGCGGGCGGCGCTGGCTGCGGCGGCGGGTTTCGTCTTCCTCATCCTGTTGTTTTCGGTGGTGAACCCGCCGATCACCCACACCATCTGGGCAGAACAGCGCCGCCTGGGTGAGGTGGACCGGATTTGGGTGCCGCTGGAAGAGATCGCTCCGGTTCTGGCGCGCTCGGTGGTGGCGGCCGAGGATGCGCAGTTCTGCCGTCACTGGGGGTTCGATGCCCGCGCCATCCAGGCGGCGATTGAGGCAGGCGGTGCCCGCGGCGGTTCTACCATTTCGCAGCAGGTGGTCAAAAACGTGTTCCTGTGGCAGGGCCGCAGCTGGCCGCGCAAGGTGCTGGAGACGCTGCTGACTCCGGCGGTGGAGATTGTCTGGAGCAAGCGGCGGATTCTTGAGGTTTACCTGAACGTCTCGGAAATGGACGAGGGGGTGTTTGGCGCCGAAGCTGCGGCGCGCAAATATTTCGGTGTTGGCCCGGATCAGCTGAGTGCGCGTCAGGCAGCGCTGATTGCCGCTGTGCTGCCCAATCCCAAGGACCGCTCTGCCCGCCGGCCCAGCGGTTTTCTGCAGCGCCGCGCCGCACAGATCGCTGATGGGGCGGCCACCATTCGCGCAGACGGGCGGGCGGCCTGTTTCGAGGATTGA
- the msrB gene encoding peptide-methionine (R)-S-oxide reductase MsrB → MTKYTKNPDAIAALSEEEFYVTQNAGTERPGTGKLLSNKEPGIYVDIVSGEPLFASSDKYESGCGWPSFTKPIETAHVQELEDRTLGMIRTEVRSTYGDSHLGHVFPDGPMDRGGLRYCINSASLRFVHLDDMEAEGYGAYINQVEVVN, encoded by the coding sequence ATGACCAAATACACCAAAAATCCGGACGCCATTGCCGCCCTCTCCGAGGAAGAGTTCTATGTAACCCAGAACGCGGGTACAGAACGCCCCGGCACTGGCAAGCTGTTGAGCAACAAGGAGCCTGGCATCTACGTCGACATTGTCTCGGGCGAGCCGCTGTTTGCCTCCTCGGACAAATACGAGAGCGGCTGCGGCTGGCCCAGCTTCACCAAACCCATTGAAACCGCACATGTGCAGGAACTGGAAGACCGCACCCTCGGCATGATCCGCACCGAGGTTCGCTCCACCTATGGCGACAGCCACCTTGGCCATGTCTTCCCTGACGGTCCAATGGACCGGGGCGGTCTGCGCTATTGCATCAACTCCGCCTCCCTGCGCTTTGTCCATCTGGACGATATGGAAGCCGAGGGCTATGGCGCCTACATCAACCAAGTGGAGGTCGTGAATTGA
- a CDS encoding hydantoinase/oxoprolinase N-terminal domain-containing protein has product MTLLLGVDTGGTYTDAVLIRDEKEIIASAKSLTTRQDLAIGVGGAIRAVLDQSGVQPEEVSLAALSTTLATNALVEGQGGRVALIYIGFAESDLDRHGLKDALKGDPALVLAGGHTHAGSEAAPLDVEALEMFLRTEGQGVTGFAVAGVFATRNPAHEIEAARIIHEMTGAPATCSHQLSAKLNGPKRAVTAVLNARLIGMIDRLIGRAQDTLRDLGIKAPMMVVRGDGALMSGGQARERPIETILSGPAASIVGARWMTGADHALVSDIGGTTTDVALIKDGKPAIDPAGARVGEFRTMVEAVAMRTTGLGGDSQVHLNTSGLAGGLTLGPRRVVPVSLIATDAPEVVHAALDEQLRNSTVGEYDGRFVRAVPGVPVAGLSEREAGLLGRIGMQVHPLGQILRTRMEHGSLNRLVDRGLVQVSGVSPSDASHVLGRVDAWDREAAEKALTLFARRRVGSGDMAAQDAGALAQMIIAQLTEQTALTLLESAFAEEAESFGLPEKELARHVLLQKGLARHRGLLALDAVLNVDVVGLGASAPSYYPAVAERLHCNMILPEHAGVANAIGAVVGRVTMRRSGTVTSPAEGKYRVHLESGPVDYTQSGEALEALEAALAQEARGEAEEAGAEDIHVHVERDIRTAQVESREVFVEGTLTVEASGRPRVAHA; this is encoded by the coding sequence ATGACGCTGCTCTTGGGTGTGGATACGGGCGGAACCTATACCGATGCGGTGCTGATCCGCGACGAGAAGGAAATCATTGCCTCGGCCAAGTCGCTGACTACGCGGCAGGATCTGGCGATTGGCGTTGGCGGTGCGATCCGGGCGGTGCTGGACCAGTCGGGGGTTCAGCCGGAGGAGGTGTCGCTGGCGGCTCTGTCCACGACCTTGGCCACCAATGCGCTGGTCGAGGGCCAGGGCGGCCGTGTGGCGCTGATCTATATTGGTTTTGCCGAGAGCGATCTGGACCGGCACGGATTGAAGGATGCCTTGAAAGGCGATCCGGCGCTTGTGCTTGCCGGCGGGCATACCCATGCGGGCAGCGAGGCGGCGCCCTTGGACGTGGAGGCATTGGAGATGTTCCTGCGCACCGAGGGTCAGGGGGTGACCGGCTTTGCGGTTGCCGGGGTTTTTGCCACCCGCAATCCGGCGCATGAGATTGAGGCGGCGCGGATCATTCACGAGATGACCGGGGCGCCTGCCACCTGTTCGCACCAGTTGTCGGCCAAGTTGAACGGGCCTAAGCGGGCGGTGACCGCGGTGCTGAACGCGCGGCTTATCGGGATGATCGACCGGTTGATCGGGCGGGCGCAGGACACGTTGCGCGATCTGGGTATCAAGGCGCCGATGATGGTCGTGCGCGGCGACGGCGCGCTGATGAGCGGCGGGCAGGCGCGGGAGCGGCCAATTGAGACCATCCTGTCCGGCCCGGCGGCCTCAATAGTCGGCGCGCGCTGGATGACCGGGGCGGATCATGCGCTGGTGAGCGACATTGGCGGCACCACAACGGATGTGGCGCTGATCAAGGATGGCAAGCCGGCGATTGATCCGGCGGGGGCCCGGGTTGGCGAATTCCGCACCATGGTCGAGGCGGTGGCGATGCGCACCACCGGCCTGGGCGGCGACAGCCAGGTGCATTTGAACACCAGCGGCCTGGCGGGCGGGCTGACATTGGGGCCGCGCCGGGTGGTGCCGGTGTCGTTGATTGCCACGGATGCGCCTGAGGTTGTTCACGCTGCGCTGGATGAGCAGCTGCGCAATTCCACCGTGGGTGAGTATGACGGCCGGTTTGTGCGGGCGGTGCCGGGGGTGCCGGTTGCGGGTCTGAGCGAGCGCGAGGCCGGGCTGCTTGGACGCATCGGGATGCAGGTGCATCCTCTGGGCCAGATCCTGCGTACCCGGATGGAGCACGGCTCCTTGAACCGGTTGGTGGACCGCGGGCTGGTGCAGGTCTCTGGCGTGTCTCCCTCGGATGCGAGCCACGTTCTAGGCCGGGTGGACGCCTGGGACCGCGAGGCAGCGGAGAAAGCGCTGACGCTGTTTGCCCGCCGCCGGGTTGGCAGCGGTGATATGGCGGCACAGGATGCCGGGGCGTTGGCGCAGATGATCATCGCTCAGCTGACCGAGCAAACCGCTTTGACCTTGTTAGAGTCTGCTTTTGCCGAAGAAGCAGAGAGCTTTGGCCTGCCGGAGAAAGAGCTGGCCCGGCATGTGCTGCTGCAAAAGGGGCTGGCCCGGCACCGTGGCCTGCTGGCGCTGGATGCTGTGCTGAATGTGGATGTTGTCGGGCTTGGCGCCTCTGCCCCGAGCTATTACCCGGCGGTGGCGGAGCGGCTGCATTGCAATATGATCCTGCCGGAACATGCAGGTGTGGCGAATGCCATCGGTGCGGTTGTGGGCCGCGTCACCATGCGGCGCAGCGGCACCGTGACCTCGCCCGCTGAGGGCAAGTACCGGGTTCACCTGGAGAGCGGGCCGGTGGATTATACACAGTCCGGAGAAGCGCTGGAGGCGCTGGAGGCGGCCCTGGCGCAAGAGGCCCGCGGCGAGGCGGAAGAGGCCGGTGCCGAGGATATTCACGTGCATGTGGAGCGGGATATCCGCACGGCACAGGTGGAATCGCGGGAGGTCTTTGTTGAGGGTACGCTGACGGTGGAAGCCAGCGGGCGGCCGCGGGTGGCGCACGCCTAG
- the queG gene encoding tRNA epoxyqueuosine(34) reductase QueG, which produces MSAALKERLVAQALAEGFVSCRICRPWDVPQVPGRLQAFLDAGYHGQMGWMAERTHWRGDPALLWPDARSVIMLAESYTPDEDPMAVVGQADRGAVSVYARNKDYHDLVKKRLKRLARWLIAEAGEDCEVKVFVDTAPVPEKALGMAAGLGWQGKHSNLVSRDWGNWAFLGSVFTTIELPADHAERDRCGSCRACLDSCPTDAFPAPYQVDARRCISYLTIEHKGPVDEELRGKLGNRIYGCDDCLAACPWNKFAVAASDMRYAARDDLKAPKLAELAVLDDAAFRALFSGSPIKRIGRDRFVRNVLYAIGNSCQPDLRDVARRLTEDPDPAVADAARWAVQQLS; this is translated from the coding sequence ATGAGTGCAGCGCTGAAAGAACGGCTGGTGGCGCAGGCATTGGCCGAGGGATTTGTCTCCTGCCGGATCTGCCGTCCGTGGGACGTGCCGCAGGTGCCCGGGCGCCTGCAGGCGTTTCTGGACGCCGGGTATCACGGGCAGATGGGCTGGATGGCGGAGCGCACCCATTGGCGGGGCGACCCGGCGCTGCTGTGGCCGGATGCGCGGTCGGTGATCATGCTGGCGGAGAGCTATACGCCGGACGAGGACCCGATGGCAGTGGTTGGCCAGGCGGACCGCGGAGCAGTCTCAGTCTATGCCCGCAACAAGGATTATCACGACCTGGTCAAGAAACGGCTGAAACGGCTGGCGCGCTGGCTGATTGCCGAGGCGGGTGAGGACTGTGAGGTCAAGGTCTTTGTTGATACCGCGCCAGTGCCAGAGAAAGCGCTGGGGATGGCGGCTGGATTGGGCTGGCAGGGAAAGCACAGCAATCTGGTGAGCCGCGATTGGGGAAATTGGGCCTTTTTAGGCTCTGTTTTCACCACAATTGAGCTGCCTGCCGATCACGCTGAGCGGGATCGCTGCGGGTCCTGCCGGGCCTGTTTGGACAGCTGCCCGACTGATGCTTTTCCGGCGCCCTATCAGGTTGATGCGCGGCGTTGCATTTCCTACCTCACCATTGAGCACAAGGGGCCGGTGGATGAAGAGCTGCGCGGGAAACTGGGCAACCGGATATACGGCTGCGATGACTGTCTGGCGGCCTGCCCCTGGAACAAGTTTGCGGTGGCGGCGAGTGATATGCGCTATGCTGCGCGCGATGATCTGAAGGCGCCAAAACTGGCGGAACTGGCGGTTCTGGACGACGCGGCATTCCGGGCATTGTTTTCCGGCTCTCCGATAAAGCGGATTGGGCGGGACCGGTTTGTGCGCAATGTGCTCTATGCCATCGGCAATTCCTGCCAGCCGGACCTTCGGGACGTGGCACGCAGGCTGACGGAGGACCCTGATCCGGCAGTTGCGGACGCGGCGCGATGGGCAGTTCAGCAGCTTTCGTGA
- a CDS encoding DMT family transporter encodes MDARAIAMGLAFALMWSSAFTSARIIVQDASPLFSLAVRFLISGLIGVAIARAMGQTWRLTPGQWRATVIFGICQNALYLGLNFVAMQWIEASLAAIIASTMPLLVALAGWALFGERLRPLGYAGLAAGVLGVALIMGTRLGAGVDLFGVFLCVIGVLALTTATLALRGATSGGNFMMVVGLQMLIGSAILFIAAPLTEEIFVRPTLRLALAFTYTTVVPGLMATLIWVMLLNRIGAVRAATFHFLNPVFGVAVAGVLLGEKLGPLDVLGVAIVTGGILAVQLARKPAQPPAALSRTAKPG; translated from the coding sequence ATGGATGCGCGCGCTATAGCCATGGGGCTGGCCTTTGCCTTGATGTGGTCCTCTGCTTTCACCTCCGCCCGGATCATCGTCCAAGACGCCTCGCCGCTGTTTTCCCTTGCGGTGCGGTTCCTGATCTCCGGCCTGATCGGTGTCGCCATCGCCCGCGCCATGGGCCAGACATGGCGGCTGACGCCGGGCCAGTGGCGCGCCACGGTGATCTTCGGCATCTGCCAGAATGCGCTGTACCTCGGCTTGAATTTCGTCGCCATGCAATGGATCGAGGCCTCGCTGGCCGCGATCATCGCCTCCACCATGCCCTTGCTGGTCGCGCTGGCGGGCTGGGCGCTGTTCGGCGAACGGCTGCGCCCCCTGGGCTATGCCGGACTGGCGGCAGGCGTCCTCGGCGTGGCATTGATCATGGGCACGCGGCTTGGCGCTGGCGTCGACCTGTTCGGAGTGTTCCTGTGCGTGATCGGCGTGCTGGCGCTGACCACTGCAACGCTGGCATTGCGCGGCGCCACCTCAGGCGGCAATTTCATGATGGTGGTGGGGCTGCAGATGCTGATCGGCTCTGCCATCCTGTTTATAGCAGCTCCGCTGACCGAGGAAATCTTCGTCCGCCCCACCCTGCGGCTGGCGCTGGCCTTTACCTATACCACGGTGGTGCCGGGGCTGATGGCCACCCTCATCTGGGTTATGCTGCTGAACCGCATCGGCGCAGTGCGGGCTGCCACCTTCCACTTCCTCAACCCGGTGTTCGGCGTGGCCGTCGCCGGCGTGCTGCTGGGTGAAAAACTGGGGCCGCTCGATGTGCTGGGGGTGGCCATTGTCACCGGCGGAATTCTCGCCGTCCAGCTTGCCCGCAAGCCTGCGCAGCCGCCAGCGGCGCTCTCCCGCACGGCAAAACCGGGCTGA